In one Mucilaginibacter sp. PAMB04168 genomic region, the following are encoded:
- a CDS encoding fasciclin domain-containing protein — MNSFKNRYIIAILLLTTVFYACKKQWDDRTEAVDQQLDKTVMQQIQENGNLSTFAGYLTRLGYDKLLASSRTYTVWAPTNQALQGVDQATVSDTAKLRVFVNNHIANQVYLTTAPKPSLRVRTLGGKNLTFTTGMVEEANITVANQYVKNGVVHTIDKALPPKMNISEFIRSLNGVADLHRNYITRQDTNFIDTSKATIQSYDPKTGKPVLVPGTGVVNLNKYFTRVASLANEDSTYTYFVLTDAALNTELDKVVKYFATVTNSTDTTRNMLASFNILKDVAVRGAIAEANLPATGLMSVNNVPIPVNKAAIVQRYSASNGMVYVISSMPFALADKITPIVIQGENPSFFARTDANSFTFYRSRRDLQGQVFRDILLGTNANFPANFFAAYKLNNLYTCQYKIVVRASNDVFTTATDIVESFNFGQTTAAVLGANGTITPNAVVNFPAQRMGPVSLTKYEEIPLPTPANRSATSTLTPPTNIAGGNPTTTATAANTITLTSGNLNVLKRTSVNMYVVGANATGANNNNITFDYVKLIPILQ, encoded by the coding sequence ATGAATAGTTTCAAGAATAGATATATAATCGCGATACTACTGCTTACCACTGTTTTTTACGCTTGTAAAAAGCAATGGGACGATCGCACCGAAGCTGTAGACCAGCAATTGGACAAGACAGTAATGCAACAGATACAGGAGAATGGTAACCTAAGCACTTTTGCCGGTTACCTTACCAGGCTGGGTTATGATAAACTGCTAGCCAGTTCAAGAACCTATACCGTTTGGGCACCTACCAACCAGGCGCTGCAAGGCGTTGATCAGGCTACTGTTAGTGATACAGCCAAACTGCGCGTGTTTGTAAACAATCATATTGCCAATCAGGTGTATTTAACAACTGCGCCCAAGCCGTCCTTACGGGTGCGCACGTTAGGCGGCAAAAACTTAACATTTACCACCGGCATGGTCGAAGAGGCTAATATTACTGTGGCTAACCAGTATGTAAAAAACGGGGTAGTACATACCATTGATAAGGCGCTGCCACCAAAAATGAATATTTCTGAATTCATCAGAAGTTTGAACGGTGTGGCCGATCTTCATAGGAACTACATTACACGGCAGGATACTAATTTCATCGACACATCTAAAGCTACTATACAAAGCTATGATCCTAAAACCGGTAAGCCTGTTCTGGTTCCGGGAACGGGTGTAGTTAACCTGAATAAGTACTTTACACGGGTGGCCAGTTTAGCCAACGAAGACAGTACTTATACTTACTTCGTATTAACGGATGCTGCTTTAAATACTGAGCTCGATAAAGTGGTAAAATATTTTGCCACTGTAACCAACTCAACAGATACTACACGTAACATGCTGGCTTCTTTTAACATATTGAAGGATGTTGCTGTTAGAGGCGCAATAGCTGAAGCTAACTTGCCTGCAACTGGGCTTATGTCTGTAAATAACGTGCCCATACCGGTTAACAAAGCTGCTATTGTGCAACGTTACAGCGCCAGCAACGGTATGGTGTATGTAATTAGCAGCATGCCATTTGCCCTTGCCGATAAAATTACACCGATTGTAATTCAGGGAGAGAATCCGAGCTTTTTTGCACGTACAGATGCAAATTCGTTCACGTTTTACCGTAGCCGCCGCGATCTTCAGGGTCAGGTGTTCCGTGATATTTTACTGGGAACCAATGCTAACTTCCCGGCTAACTTTTTTGCAGCTTACAAGCTTAACAATTTGTATACCTGCCAGTATAAAATTGTTGTACGGGCCAGTAATGATGTCTTTACTACCGCTACCGATATTGTAGAGAGTTTCAATTTTGGCCAAACTACGGCAGCAGTACTGGGCGCAAACGGAACCATTACGCCTAATGCGGTGGTAAACTTTCCGGCACAACGCATGGGGCCGGTTAGCCTTACCAAGTACGAAGAAATACCGTTGCCTACACCGGCTAACAGGAGCGCTACCAGTACGCTTACCCCGCCTACCAATATTGCAGGAGGCAATCCAACCACAACAGCAACGGCAGCCAATACCATTACTTTAACATCGGGTAATCTTAACGTGTTAAAACGGACATCGGTAAATATGTATGTAGTGGGTGCTAACGCCACGGGTGCAAACAACAATAACATAACTTTTGATTACGTAAAACTGATACCTATTTTACAATAA
- a CDS encoding SusC/RagA family TonB-linked outer membrane protein: MQNFTKSLGLLLLLCLLGGVKAHAQETDSVSVVRLADSIARYKADSTLRAKGPKISGVIKDAATKRPVSGINIGVPLYSSAISDENGRFTINLPNLDVVLTVGGQGYQEKQVPIKGRSVLPDIYLFEGSYSSVYDVARMPFGQVPQSQLSTAVSAVNTFGSWETSSLETPDSYLQGKVAGLDVVRRSGTPNVGANLFLRGYNSLFGGNAPLVLVDGMIYDTYRYGSSLISGHVHNPFSNLDLRDVDSYTILKDASASIYGTKGANGVILINTNSNPELATKIDLGIYSGYNYVPSSFRLPIMQAGDYRTYLSDLLRTSNLTSAQIAAQPYFNDNPSSPNYYVYHNDTDWQKQAFKNGYNQNYNLRVSGGDDIARYVLSVGYTGNKGISPMTDLTKVGTRFNADLNISRKLTAKANLSFEYNEQNLRDEGLSNTTNPLFLSLTKSPFLRTNDVNAAGIQSPNLADVDIFNIGNPIALIQNSRALNRNYRFFGNISFKYQISRYLAAQTLIGITTDKVRESTFIPRAGVANDTTATMVIDSRLGSQTQRLYSLYNDTYVSYNRTFNRIHTLGVYLGTRFTHFTSNYNVDRSYNSAIDQLITVGNGVATSRTVGGDIGKYRWLNNYLSANYQLYNKYIFGFNLTADASSRFGTEADGISLGGVKMALLPSASAAWVVSSEKFMANLNFIEMLKLRASYGLTGNDDIGNYAARQYYISQNLLGLQGLVRANIGNPALQWEVGKKLDIGVDASFFQERLSITADVFRNTTTNMITREPITTAGGLAFAVTNNSGMRTNGVELSVNGRIISKADLKWDVGFNVAAYRNKITSLPSPIRTQYAGGTILTQVGLPAGVFYGYKTNGVYTTNAQAVTVGMSYRDAQGNLIAQQGGDVRFVDVNGDKIIDAQDMQVIGNPNPDYVGGITTGVIYKRFTVNALLTFSKGNQLYNYTRRQIESQSNFNNQSLAINNRWRADGQVTNIPRASYGDPSGNATFSDRWIEDGSYLRLRTISVSYDVNLRKARFPKYVKVYATGNNIITFTKYLGYDPEFAASENVLLRGVDTTLEPQFRTVQLGVRIGI; this comes from the coding sequence ATGCAAAATTTTACTAAATCATTAGGTTTACTGCTCCTTTTATGCCTTTTAGGAGGTGTAAAAGCTCATGCGCAGGAAACAGATAGCGTATCAGTGGTGCGGCTTGCAGATAGTATTGCCCGTTATAAAGCCGACTCTACTTTGAGGGCAAAGGGACCTAAAATAAGCGGTGTTATAAAAGATGCAGCCACCAAAAGGCCGGTATCCGGTATCAACATTGGTGTGCCGTTGTACTCATCAGCTATTAGTGATGAAAACGGCCGTTTTACCATAAACCTGCCTAATCTTGATGTTGTGCTTACCGTAGGCGGACAAGGATACCAGGAAAAACAAGTACCTATCAAAGGCCGTAGTGTGCTGCCGGATATTTATCTTTTTGAAGGCTCCTACAGTTCAGTTTATGATGTTGCACGTATGCCGTTCGGGCAGGTTCCGCAAAGTCAGCTGTCAACTGCAGTATCGGCTGTAAATACATTTGGCTCGTGGGAAACATCCTCGCTCGAAACGCCCGACAGTTATTTGCAGGGTAAAGTAGCCGGCTTGGATGTGGTACGCCGTTCAGGAACGCCTAACGTAGGCGCCAATTTGTTTTTGAGAGGCTATAACTCCTTGTTTGGCGGCAATGCGCCGCTGGTATTAGTTGATGGTATGATATACGATACTTACCGTTACGGAAGTTCGTTAATAAGCGGCCATGTTCATAACCCGTTCAGTAACCTTGACCTGCGTGATGTAGACAGCTATACGATATTAAAAGATGCTTCGGCAAGTATATATGGTACAAAAGGTGCCAATGGTGTAATTTTAATTAACACCAACAGCAACCCCGAACTGGCTACAAAAATTGACTTGGGCATTTATAGCGGTTATAATTATGTTCCTTCCAGCTTCCGTTTGCCTATTATGCAAGCTGGTGACTATCGCACTTATCTGTCAGATCTGTTGCGTACAAGTAACTTGACTTCGGCTCAGATTGCGGCACAACCTTATTTTAACGATAACCCCAGCAGCCCCAACTATTACGTTTACCATAACGATACCGACTGGCAAAAACAAGCATTCAAAAACGGTTATAACCAAAACTATAACCTGCGTGTATCAGGTGGAGATGATATAGCCAGGTATGTGCTTTCTGTAGGTTATACCGGTAACAAGGGCATCTCTCCCATGACCGATTTAACCAAAGTGGGTACACGCTTCAACGCCGATTTAAATATTAGCCGTAAGCTTACTGCAAAGGCCAATTTGTCTTTCGAGTATAATGAGCAGAACCTGCGCGACGAGGGTTTGTCTAATACCACTAATCCATTATTCCTTAGTTTAACCAAATCACCTTTTCTGCGTACCAATGATGTGAACGCAGCGGGTATTCAATCGCCTAACCTGGCCGATGTTGATATTTTTAACATAGGTAACCCGATTGCGCTTATTCAAAATTCACGTGCGCTTAACCGCAATTACCGGTTTTTTGGTAACATTAGTTTTAAATATCAAATCAGCCGGTATCTGGCCGCTCAAACGCTCATCGGTATTACTACCGATAAGGTTCGTGAAAGCACTTTCATTCCGCGGGCTGGCGTAGCTAACGATACTACAGCTACTATGGTAATTGATAGTCGTTTAGGTAGCCAAACACAGCGTTTATACAGTTTGTATAACGATACCTATGTTTCGTACAACCGCACATTTAACAGAATTCATACCCTGGGTGTTTATTTAGGCACCCGCTTTACCCACTTCACCAGTAATTATAATGTTGACAGAAGCTACAACTCAGCTATTGATCAGCTGATTACTGTAGGTAACGGTGTGGCAACCAGCCGTACCGTTGGTGGCGATATAGGTAAATACCGCTGGTTAAATAATTATTTAAGTGCTAATTACCAGTTGTACAACAAATACATTTTTGGCTTTAATTTAACTGCCGATGCCTCTTCCCGCTTCGGTACCGAGGCCGACGGAATATCGTTGGGTGGTGTGAAAATGGCCCTATTGCCATCTGCGTCAGCCGCTTGGGTGGTATCGTCAGAAAAATTTATGGCCAATCTTAACTTTATAGAAATGCTGAAGTTAAGAGCTAGCTACGGCTTAACCGGTAATGATGACATTGGTAACTATGCTGCCCGCCAGTATTACATATCACAAAACCTTTTAGGTTTGCAAGGTTTAGTAAGAGCTAACATCGGAAATCCTGCCCTGCAATGGGAAGTTGGTAAAAAACTGGACATTGGCGTGGACGCATCGTTCTTTCAGGAGCGTTTAAGCATTACGGCTGATGTATTCAGAAACACCACTACCAACATGATTACCCGTGAACCAATCACTACAGCCGGAGGTTTGGCCTTTGCCGTTACTAACAACAGCGGTATGCGTACCAATGGTGTAGAGCTATCCGTTAACGGCCGCATTATCAGCAAAGCTGACCTGAAATGGGATGTAGGCTTTAATGTTGCTGCTTACCGTAATAAAATCACCAGCTTGCCTTCTCCAATCAGAACGCAGTATGCCGGCGGTACAATCTTAACCCAGGTTGGCCTGCCTGCCGGAGTATTCTACGGATATAAAACCAATGGTGTTTACACTACAAATGCGCAGGCGGTTACTGTCGGCATGTCTTACCGTGATGCTCAGGGTAACCTGATAGCTCAGCAGGGAGGTGACGTTCGTTTTGTAGATGTGAACGGCGATAAAATTATTGATGCGCAAGATATGCAGGTAATTGGTAATCCTAACCCCGATTATGTAGGCGGTATAACTACCGGCGTTATATATAAACGCTTTACGGTAAACGCTTTGTTAACCTTTAGCAAAGGCAACCAGTTGTACAATTATACGCGTCGTCAAATTGAGTCGCAAAGTAATTTCAACAACCAATCTTTAGCTATCAATAACCGTTGGAGAGCCGATGGTCAGGTTACCAATATTCCGAGAGCCTCTTACGGTGATCCGAGCGGTAATGCAACATTCTCTGATCGTTGGATAGAAGACGGATCTTACCTGCGCCTGCGTACTATATCTGTAAGCTACGATGTAAACCTGAGAAAGGCCAGATTCCCTAAATATGTTAAGGTTTATGCCACCGGTAACAACATCATCACCTTTACCAAGTATTTGGGTTATGATCCGGAGTTTGCAGCCAGCGAAAACGTGCTGCTGCGTGGTGTGGATACAACACTGGAGCCACAGTTCAGAACAGTACAATTAGGTGTGCGCATAGGTATATAG
- a CDS encoding rhamnogalacturonan lyase, protein MKIFLNKALKLTLIITVCVTATAFAQRQMEYLNRGLVAVNQGGGSVFLSWRMLGTEPDNVTYNLYHKAGGKPAVKVNAKPLAAATSYTQQKVDSTVANSWFVKAIINGKEEAAGNTYTLNANAPAQAYWNLPLKNPKGYIPNDASVGDLDGDGQYEIILHQTGRGRDNSSAGITDPPVFQAYKLDGTLLWEINLGHNIREGAHYTQFMVYDLDGDGIAELACKTADGTVDGKGKVIGDSTKRYANAQGRILDGPEYFTIFDGRTGAALATTDYIPARGNIGGWGGRGGNGGNDNSGNRVDRFLACVAYLDGMHPSVIMCRGYYGRTVLAAWDWRGGKLTSRWVFDTKDGANPYSGMGNHNLTVADVDADGKDEIVYGSMCVDDNGKGLYTTGLRHGDAVHVSDMDPSRPGLEVFGVHEIEEKTKGAGSAMYDARTGEILWQGDPDMDVGRGMSADIDPRYAGVEQWGGAEGLKTAKGEKIGAAPRTVNFGIWWDGDLLRELLDGNRIMKWDYQNSKIDNLLVADGYQSNNGSKSTPTLSADLFGDWREEVILRAADNQSLRIYTTTIPTQYKFRTLMHDPQYRLSIAWQNVGYNQPPYTSFFLGNGMKAPVKPNIVILKSK, encoded by the coding sequence ATGAAAATATTTTTAAACAAAGCCTTAAAGCTCACGCTGATAATTACAGTATGTGTTACAGCAACTGCCTTTGCTCAGCGCCAAATGGAGTACCTAAACAGGGGCTTGGTTGCCGTAAACCAAGGTGGGGGCAGTGTATTTTTAAGTTGGCGTATGCTGGGCACCGAGCCCGATAATGTAACTTATAACCTTTATCATAAAGCGGGCGGCAAGCCGGCCGTAAAAGTGAATGCCAAACCCTTAGCCGCGGCTACCAGCTATACCCAGCAAAAGGTAGACAGTACCGTTGCCAACAGCTGGTTTGTAAAGGCAATCATCAACGGTAAAGAAGAGGCTGCCGGAAATACCTATACCCTTAATGCAAATGCACCGGCCCAGGCTTACTGGAATTTGCCGCTCAAAAACCCCAAAGGTTATATTCCCAACGATGCTTCAGTAGGCGATTTAGATGGGGATGGGCAATACGAAATCATACTGCACCAAACCGGTCGAGGACGCGATAACTCATCGGCAGGTATAACCGACCCACCTGTTTTTCAGGCGTACAAATTGGACGGTACCTTACTTTGGGAAATTAACCTGGGACATAATATCAGGGAAGGCGCGCATTATACTCAGTTTATGGTGTATGACCTGGATGGAGACGGCATTGCCGAACTGGCCTGTAAAACGGCCGATGGTACCGTTGACGGTAAGGGCAAAGTAATTGGCGACAGCACCAAGCGTTATGCCAACGCGCAAGGCCGCATACTGGATGGCCCCGAGTACTTTACCATATTTGATGGCCGCACAGGCGCTGCTTTAGCCACTACCGATTACATACCTGCCCGTGGCAACATTGGCGGCTGGGGTGGCCGCGGGGGCAATGGCGGTAATGATAACAGCGGTAACCGTGTCGATCGTTTTTTGGCTTGCGTGGCCTATCTGGATGGTATGCATCCCAGCGTAATAATGTGCCGCGGCTATTACGGCCGTACAGTACTGGCCGCGTGGGATTGGCGCGGCGGTAAGCTTACCTCGCGCTGGGTTTTTGACACTAAAGATGGGGCTAACCCTTACTCGGGCATGGGTAATCATAATTTAACTGTTGCTGATGTAGACGCCGACGGTAAGGATGAGATAGTGTACGGTTCTATGTGTGTGGATGATAACGGTAAAGGCTTGTATACAACTGGCCTGCGCCACGGCGATGCTGTGCACGTGAGCGATATGGATCCTTCGCGCCCTGGCCTGGAGGTTTTTGGTGTGCACGAAATTGAAGAAAAAACCAAAGGAGCAGGCAGTGCTATGTATGATGCCCGCACGGGCGAAATACTTTGGCAGGGCGATCCGGATATGGACGTAGGTCGTGGCATGTCGGCAGACATTGACCCTCGCTATGCTGGTGTGGAACAGTGGGGTGGCGCCGAAGGCTTGAAGACCGCAAAAGGAGAAAAAATAGGCGCAGCTCCACGCACTGTAAACTTTGGTATTTGGTGGGATGGTGACCTGCTACGCGAACTGTTGGACGGGAACCGTATCATGAAATGGGATTACCAAAACAGTAAAATAGATAATTTGCTGGTGGCTGATGGTTATCAGTCCAATAATGGTTCAAAATCGACTCCAACCCTAAGCGCCGACCTGTTTGGCGACTGGCGGGAGGAAGTAATATTGCGTGCTGCCGATAACCAAAGCCTGCGCATTTACACCACCACTATTCCAACCCAATATAAATTTCGTACACTAATGCACGATCCACAGTATCGTTTAAGTATTGCCTGGCAAAACGTAGGTTATAATCAGCCCCCGTACACCAGTTTCTTTTTAGGTAATGGTATGAAAGCGCCCGTTAAACCTAATATCGTGATACTGAAAAGTAAGTAA
- a CDS encoding fasciclin domain-containing protein has protein sequence MKKIFERVYLVLIGLGITALMGLNGCKREALTYTTSSTVNMYTYLGQNPDYSLFKQIIDKAGYASFLDAYGAYTLFAANNAGVNAYLKATNKASVDAIDAETAKKIVSVSLIADTLTSSAFKDGRLRTATQTGQYLITGARNINGETKVVINKQANYVTGNIRAGNGIIHIIDNVLVPSDLTLAKTVEQNSKYSIFTAALKATGFYDTLNVASSANTNPTRRLLTLMAETDSAFRASGIADFNALKAKFSTKNDPKDHADSLWLFCAYRVWPELAYLSDIATSTAHATLAPLEITTSQLSGQTVLLNNDTFNGVLEPGFALDRPNSDITATNGVLHRVLGTYKIKVRFPTAVYFDVADQPEIRRSGFYRVPGQTNKVFAYNALSEVTLLGAADMNNNALFYNTTPATPGSADYYFGNDWVQIGNRFRNGANASNVSSATFTTPVIVRGRYKVWVDIKRNGNNQNIPVAFDGQTLPNLVNTADALSTTETEAQAEARGFKNYSESDVTVAANHVGRLVGIINVTVTGRHKITFTSTAQSGDARTFLLDAIEFRPVDMNQLRPKLGRSGALIP, from the coding sequence ATGAAAAAAATATTCGAACGTGTTTACCTGGTGCTAATTGGATTAGGTATTACTGCACTAATGGGTTTAAATGGATGTAAACGCGAAGCGCTTACGTATACCACAAGCAGTACGGTTAATATGTACACGTATTTGGGCCAAAACCCCGATTACTCATTATTTAAGCAAATAATTGATAAAGCCGGGTACGCAAGCTTTTTAGATGCATACGGGGCGTATACCTTGTTTGCAGCTAACAACGCTGGTGTAAATGCCTACCTTAAGGCAACCAATAAAGCCAGTGTTGATGCCATTGATGCCGAAACAGCAAAGAAGATTGTATCGGTTAGTTTGATAGCCGATACTTTAACATCGAGTGCCTTTAAAGATGGCCGGCTGCGTACTGCAACCCAAACAGGCCAGTACTTAATTACCGGTGCCCGTAACATTAACGGCGAAACCAAAGTGGTAATTAACAAGCAAGCGAACTATGTCACCGGCAATATCCGTGCAGGCAATGGTATCATTCATATTATTGATAACGTGCTGGTGCCATCTGATTTAACGCTGGCTAAAACGGTGGAGCAAAACAGCAAGTATTCCATATTTACTGCTGCACTTAAGGCTACAGGATTTTATGATACCTTAAATGTGGCATCATCAGCCAATACAAACCCAACCCGCAGATTGCTTACGTTAATGGCCGAAACAGATAGCGCTTTTAGGGCCAGTGGCATTGCTGATTTTAATGCGCTTAAAGCTAAATTTTCAACCAAAAATGATCCTAAAGATCATGCCGACAGCTTGTGGCTGTTTTGCGCTTACCGCGTATGGCCTGAGCTGGCTTACCTGTCTGATATTGCTACCTCAACAGCACATGCTACTTTAGCGCCGCTTGAGATTACTACCAGCCAGTTAAGCGGGCAAACTGTGTTATTGAACAACGATACCTTTAACGGCGTGCTGGAGCCTGGCTTTGCACTCGACCGCCCTAATAGTGATATAACGGCTACCAATGGTGTTTTGCACCGGGTTTTAGGTACTTATAAAATTAAGGTTCGTTTCCCTACAGCGGTTTATTTTGATGTGGCCGACCAGCCCGAAATTAGAAGATCTGGTTTCTATCGGGTACCGGGTCAAACTAACAAAGTATTTGCTTACAATGCACTTTCTGAAGTAACGCTGCTTGGTGCGGCAGATATGAACAACAACGCTTTATTTTACAATACAACTCCTGCCACCCCGGGTTCTGCCGATTACTATTTCGGTAACGATTGGGTTCAGATAGGTAACCGCTTCAGAAACGGTGCTAACGCATCCAACGTTTCATCGGCTACGTTTACTACGCCTGTAATTGTGAGGGGCCGTTATAAAGTATGGGTGGATATTAAACGCAATGGTAATAACCAAAACATACCCGTAGCATTTGATGGCCAAACTTTGCCAAACCTGGTTAACACTGCTGATGCATTAAGCACAACTGAAACCGAGGCACAAGCCGAGGCCCGCGGATTTAAAAACTATTCAGAATCAGATGTAACTGTTGCTGCCAACCACGTAGGCCGTTTGGTAGGTATTATAAATGTAACGGTAACCGGCCGGCATAAAATCACCTTTACCTCAACAGCACAATCGGGCGATGCCAGAACCTTCCTGCTCGACGCAATTGAGTTCAGACCGGTAGATATGAATCAGCTGCGTCCGAAACTGGGCAGAAGCGGTGCATTGATACCTTAG
- a CDS encoding RagB/SusD family nutrient uptake outer membrane protein translates to MKRYSYKFVYRILLASCLVTAFSCKKLVDVKPEDQVDITNHFQNVYDANAAVIGIYGQLQGIADRYIVLNELRADLMSPTMNADQYLRQLNTHTVTEDNPWADPKPFYRIIMNCNDALANFDIMLKDAKLTQRDYDERYADVNAVRAFLYLQLGIHWGNVPYVTDPLATVDALKDAAKFPKTNFNDLLDKLIASMANRNLDDYAAANATGATNTSLNTTVDGYPTNLFFVNKRCLLGDLYLWRGRYREASTMYKYVTETGYRAAGGANDASFWQYKPNYSRFLITYTKAGDENTLIDDNTNNNGWRGIFAATTQGTETSSEWIWTIPFDRNFAPVNPFIDLFSNQGGRYLLTASGLALDNWNSQTQSNGFAGDARGRISVRTINGQPVIAKQLYYYLNNALIPTNILQKQGRWLLYRAATLNLHFAEAACRDNQVQVAYALTSVGFATVYNSIYPGTGTVPADKTNLQQTLLPAPYDIDARNGDVPYYRGPWHRQIGTRSRANLPALNPNLYQPTPNVPGMEDAIIAEDAAELAFEGQRWGDLLRVALRRNDPNYLASKVAAKLSRDGNAAAGATAQSKLSSIAGLYLPFKL, encoded by the coding sequence ATGAAAAGATATTCGTATAAATTTGTTTATAGAATTTTACTGGCCAGTTGCCTGGTTACTGCATTTTCCTGCAAAAAGCTGGTTGATGTAAAACCCGAAGACCAAGTAGATATAACCAATCATTTCCAGAACGTATATGATGCCAATGCAGCGGTTATTGGTATCTATGGCCAGCTGCAAGGCATCGCCGATCGGTACATTGTATTGAACGAGTTGCGTGCCGATTTAATGAGCCCTACAATGAATGCCGACCAGTACCTGAGGCAGCTGAACACGCATACGGTAACCGAAGATAACCCCTGGGCCGATCCAAAACCGTTTTACCGCATTATTATGAACTGTAATGATGCTTTGGCCAACTTTGATATCATGTTGAAGGATGCTAAGTTAACACAGCGCGATTATGACGAACGTTATGCTGACGTTAACGCAGTTAGAGCCTTTTTATACCTGCAACTGGGTATACACTGGGGTAACGTACCCTACGTTACCGACCCATTGGCTACGGTCGACGCGTTGAAAGATGCAGCCAAGTTTCCGAAAACTAATTTTAATGATCTGCTGGATAAACTAATAGCTTCAATGGCAAACCGTAATCTTGATGATTATGCGGCTGCCAATGCTACAGGTGCAACCAATACCTCATTAAACACAACGGTTGATGGCTACCCAACCAACTTGTTTTTTGTAAATAAACGTTGCTTGTTAGGCGATTTGTACTTATGGAGAGGCAGATACAGAGAAGCTTCTACCATGTATAAATATGTGACCGAGACCGGCTACCGTGCTGCTGGTGGTGCTAACGACGCCAGCTTCTGGCAGTACAAGCCCAATTATAGCCGTTTCTTGATCACTTATACCAAAGCAGGTGACGAAAACACTTTAATAGACGATAATACCAACAACAACGGGTGGAGAGGCATTTTTGCAGCTACTACGCAAGGTACTGAAACCAGCTCGGAATGGATATGGACAATACCTTTCGACCGGAACTTTGCACCTGTAAATCCATTTATCGATTTGTTTTCTAACCAGGGTGGGCGTTATTTGCTTACCGCATCAGGCTTGGCTCTTGATAACTGGAATTCTCAAACCCAAAGTAACGGCTTTGCCGGTGATGCGCGTGGCCGTATCTCTGTAAGAACCATAAACGGGCAGCCGGTAATTGCTAAACAGTTGTATTACTACCTCAATAATGCCTTAATACCTACCAATATTTTACAAAAGCAAGGCCGCTGGTTGCTTTACCGCGCTGCCACGCTTAATCTGCATTTTGCCGAGGCCGCTTGCCGCGACAATCAGGTTCAAGTTGCCTATGCTTTAACCAGTGTAGGTTTCGCCACAGTATATAATAGTATATACCCGGGTACGGGCACTGTACCGGCCGATAAAACAAACCTGCAGCAAACGCTTTTGCCAGCGCCTTATGATATTGATGCACGTAATGGCGATGTTCCTTATTACAGGGGGCCATGGCACAGGCAGATAGGCACACGCAGCCGCGCTAATTTGCCTGCGTTAAATCCCAATCTATATCAGCCGACTCCAAATGTACCAGGTATGGAAGATGCTATTATAGCCGAAGATGCTGCAGAACTGGCTTTTGAAGGCCAGCGCTGGGGAGACCTGCTGCGCGTAGCCCTTCGTCGTAACGATCCTAACTATTTGGCCAGTAAAGTGGCTGCCAAACTGAGCCGCGATGGTAATGCTGCTGCTGGCGCTACTGCACAGTCCAAACTGTCAAGTATAGCCGGATTGTATCTGCCATTTAAACTTTAA